The genomic window GCCCGGCCACGGGCGGCGCCCCCGCCCCAGGCCCCCACCCAGTCCCCCGGCGCGCCTACTCGGCGACCTCCGTCCGCTCCCACCACTCGTACACGGTGACCCGGCCCTCCGGGCTGTCCTCATGGCGCGTCGTGGCCTTGAAGTGCTCGTAGCCGCCGCGATGCGGAATCTTCAATTCCTGGCCAGGGGGTGTGATCGGCACGATCTGCCCCTGCAGATCGTCCGGACCACCCTCCAGGAGTGCCTTGGTAGCCATACCTCCAGTTTTCCCACCCGGGAACCACCTCGCACCTTGTACGCGATCAGAGCGCCCCGAGGAGGCA from Streptomyces sp. FIT100 includes these protein-coding regions:
- a CDS encoding DUF5988 family protein, whose product is MATKALLEGGPDDLQGQIVPITPPGQELKIPHRGGYEHFKATTRHEDSPEGRVTVYEWWERTEVAE